A stretch of the Candidatus Neomarinimicrobiota bacterium genome encodes the following:
- a CDS encoding MarR family transcriptional regulator, with protein sequence MSDSLLAWVNLSRVESAMQSKLANTYKRYNLTSPQFEVLALLWVNPDGLTQKGITEKLQWSKGNTSGVLLRMLEKEFISRESPPEDKRFHRVNLTHKGRNLADKMIPRIEREVTDKFESILSVRERRMLKEILIKTFENI encoded by the coding sequence GTGAGCGATTCTCTGCTCGCGTGGGTAAACCTCTCACGCGTCGAATCAGCGATGCAGTCTAAACTCGCCAATACCTACAAGAGATATAATCTCACGTCGCCTCAATTTGAGGTTCTTGCGCTCCTCTGGGTAAATCCCGACGGGCTGACTCAAAAGGGGATAACGGAAAAACTCCAGTGGTCGAAAGGGAATACGTCCGGAGTTCTCCTTAGAATGCTGGAAAAGGAATTCATTTCGCGCGAAAGCCCGCCGGAAGATAAACGCTTCCACAGGGTAAATCTGACTCACAAGGGAAGGAACCTCGCCGATAAGATGATCCCCCGAATAGAGCGGGAGGTCACAGATAAATTTGAATCGATACTCTCAGTCCGCGAAAGAAGAATGCTGAAGGAAATCCTTATCAAGACGTTCGAAAATATTTAG
- the sixA gene encoding phosphohistidine phosphatase SixA yields the protein MTMNLYLVRHGKPVADYESGDPPLSPEGESEVALVASKLSEMDVNVDEIYHSGKLRAEQTAGIIQKSVAPDVEPSFREGLKPNDPVAGIADDMNAAEQNTMLVGHLPFMDKIAAFLLDRSHDKSGLAFRTATVVCFERRENDKWELLWTVSPDDAV from the coding sequence TTGACTATGAATTTATATCTGGTCAGACATGGAAAACCTGTTGCGGATTATGAATCCGGCGATCCCCCGTTAAGCCCCGAGGGAGAATCAGAGGTGGCGCTCGTAGCCTCAAAATTATCAGAAATGGATGTTAACGTTGACGAGATATATCACAGCGGAAAGCTTCGTGCGGAGCAGACAGCAGGGATAATTCAGAAGTCTGTCGCGCCGGATGTTGAGCCGTCTTTCAGGGAGGGATTAAAGCCCAACGATCCCGTTGCCGGGATTGCCGATGATATGAATGCGGCAGAACAAAACACGATGCTGGTCGGGCACCTGCCTTTTATGGACAAGATAGCCGCATTTCTTTTAGATCGATCCCATGATAAATCGGGGCTCGCCTTCCGTACCGCAACCGTGGTATGTTTTGAACGGAGGGAAAATGATAAATGGGAGCTTCTGTGGACAGTTTCTCCTGATGATGCCGTTTAA
- a CDS encoding NAD(P)/FAD-dependent oxidoreductase, with translation MKDKYDVVVIGAGIGGLSAAALTAMNGKSVLVVDQRPSPGGVCHSFEREGYTFDVGPHLLSGCGPNGVVTKHLSDLGVIDSVEFLDINPLANLRLPDFNVEVPPDTNGFIENLSKLFPETRSGVEMLFREMQQTYEEMGDLPSTFSLWEFLKVPVTHPVFMKYPSQTYDTMAEDFVRDEKVNAAISGLWSYFGIPPSKMSALFWAAVMMGYLNDGGHIAKGGSGKLGEAYVKGLNKHGGEFLPNHQVEEIIVENGEAVGVRLRSVQGRWDEVGKHIGNEKNGDTFSVRADAVVSNADALTTFEGMLPSGSVSEKFINKLETQEETPSLFKISLGVKMELPDDMRYHDTVIYDSYDMDEVFKKMKETVPDAPVDITIPSLTDSSLAPEGGHVIHLWNYAPYMDGDSWDSMANDAADKMIKSTEKYLPGLSDSIEVKLIMTPASIQRYALTKNGAPYGWTFSPGQMGINRLQPRTPIKNLLLAGHWTTPGAGIAGVAMSGENTATILLNETNKRYFWRKSA, from the coding sequence ATGAAAGATAAGTACGACGTAGTAGTCATAGGAGCGGGTATCGGCGGACTCTCCGCGGCTGCCCTGACGGCAATGAACGGGAAGAGTGTCCTCGTTGTAGATCAGAGACCTTCTCCAGGAGGCGTATGCCACAGTTTTGAGCGTGAAGGGTACACATTCGACGTAGGACCTCACCTTCTATCGGGCTGCGGACCTAACGGCGTGGTCACAAAACACTTAAGCGATCTCGGCGTTATAGACAGCGTTGAATTTCTTGATATAAATCCGCTGGCAAATTTGAGACTGCCGGATTTCAATGTCGAGGTACCGCCCGACACGAACGGGTTCATCGAAAACCTATCCAAACTGTTTCCGGAAACTCGATCGGGCGTCGAGATGTTGTTCAGGGAGATGCAGCAGACATATGAAGAGATGGGCGATCTGCCGTCAACTTTCAGCTTGTGGGAATTCCTGAAAGTCCCGGTTACCCATCCGGTGTTTATGAAATATCCGAGCCAGACTTACGACACTATGGCGGAAGATTTCGTCAGAGATGAAAAGGTGAACGCCGCCATTAGCGGGTTATGGTCATACTTCGGAATTCCCCCTTCGAAGATGTCCGCACTCTTCTGGGCGGCGGTTATGATGGGATACTTAAATGACGGAGGACATATCGCAAAAGGCGGCAGCGGAAAGCTGGGAGAAGCCTACGTCAAGGGACTAAATAAACATGGCGGTGAATTTCTTCCAAACCATCAGGTAGAGGAAATAATAGTCGAGAACGGTGAGGCTGTCGGAGTAAGGCTGCGATCTGTTCAGGGTCGTTGGGATGAAGTGGGAAAACATATCGGGAACGAAAAAAACGGGGATACATTCTCGGTCAGGGCTGATGCTGTTGTATCCAACGCGGATGCTTTGACGACGTTCGAAGGCATGCTGCCCTCCGGATCCGTCAGCGAAAAATTTATCAATAAACTCGAGACTCAGGAAGAGACGCCTTCGCTATTTAAAATAAGTCTCGGGGTGAAGATGGAGCTGCCTGATGATATGAGGTATCATGACACCGTGATATATGACTCATACGATATGGATGAGGTCTTCAAAAAAATGAAAGAGACGGTTCCCGACGCGCCGGTGGATATCACGATTCCGAGCCTTACTGACAGCTCGCTTGCACCCGAAGGGGGGCATGTGATTCATTTGTGGAACTACGCTCCCTACATGGATGGAGATTCATGGGATTCAATGGCGAATGATGCAGCGGATAAGATGATAAAATCCACGGAAAAATATCTGCCCGGTTTGTCGGATTCCATCGAAGTTAAACTTATCATGACCCCCGCTTCTATACAGCGGTATGCGTTGACCAAAAACGGCGCACCGTACGGATGGACATTTTCTCCCGGGCAAATGGGGATCAACAGGTTGCAGCCGAGGACACCGATTAAGAATCTGCTTCTTGCGGGTCATTGGACGACGCCGGGCGCGGGGATCGCGGGAGTGGCGATGTCGGGTGAAAACACTGCAACAATATTGTTAAACGAAACCAACAAACGATATTTCTGGAGAAAGAGCGCGTAG
- the menA gene encoding 1,4-dihydroxy-2-naphthoate octaprenyltransferase: METSKFKLYLGEVRAPFFTATIIPVILGSVIAWSSFDTFSWGYFFLTLFGAILIQAGANVANDYWDHRSGNDEANTEFLRPYTGGSRMIQKGLLAPKEVLTEALLLLAAGSLIGLFLTYMKGMEILYMGLFGVLSGYFYTAPPFKLVFRGIGEMFIGIDFGILLTVGSFYVQTGYFALEPLVASLPIAMLVAGILYINEFQDYKADKEVGKNHLVARMGRKRAAVGYGYIMWLTYVFIVIGVILGMISPWTLLGLITIPIAVKAVRTAKVHYDDYLKLAPANVGTIMSHLLTGLMMTIGYMIDRWVS, encoded by the coding sequence ATGGAAACAAGCAAATTTAAATTATATCTCGGTGAAGTGAGGGCTCCGTTCTTTACCGCTACTATCATACCTGTGATATTAGGCTCGGTTATAGCATGGAGTTCGTTTGACACGTTCAGCTGGGGATATTTCTTTTTGACCCTCTTCGGGGCAATTCTTATTCAAGCCGGAGCGAACGTCGCAAATGATTATTGGGATCATCGTTCAGGGAATGACGAAGCGAATACAGAATTTCTCCGTCCCTACACCGGAGGTTCGAGAATGATCCAAAAAGGTCTGCTTGCTCCGAAAGAGGTACTGACAGAAGCTCTGCTTCTGTTGGCAGCCGGCAGCCTTATCGGTTTATTCCTGACTTACATGAAGGGGATGGAAATATTATACATGGGGTTATTCGGCGTGCTTTCCGGTTATTTCTATACGGCGCCTCCGTTTAAACTCGTCTTTCGAGGTATAGGGGAAATGTTCATCGGCATAGATTTCGGAATTTTACTGACTGTGGGTTCTTTCTATGTACAAACGGGGTATTTCGCCTTAGAACCGTTGGTCGCCTCACTTCCGATTGCTATGCTGGTTGCCGGTATTCTATATATCAACGAATTTCAGGATTATAAGGCGGACAAGGAAGTCGGCAAAAATCATCTCGTTGCCCGAATGGGAAGAAAACGCGCGGCGGTCGGTTACGGATACATAATGTGGCTCACGTACGTTTTTATAGTGATAGGCGTGATACTCGGTATGATCTCTCCGTGGACGCTGCTCGGCTTGATCACAATACCCATCGCCGTTAAGGCGGTCCGGACGGCTAAAGTACATTACGATGATTACCTAAAGCTGGCACCCGCAAACGTCGGCACTATAATGAGCCATCTCCTTACCGGGTTGATGATGACCATAGGCTATATGATCGATAGGTGGGTATCGTAA
- the panB gene encoding 3-methyl-2-oxobutanoate hydroxymethyltransferase translates to MPERKKITVSTLARMKKKGEKIVCLTAYDFSTARLLDDAGVDLILVGDSAGMVIAGLDTTLPISMDEMVFMTKWVSRAKLKAMLIADMPFGSYQPDISTAIKNATRFMQEGRAEGVKIEGGVRSAETARALVEVGIPVLGHIGMTPQSVNEFGGYRVKGKTEKSHDDLLEDAVALQDAGVFGIVLEAVKSKTAADVTASLDIPTIGIGAGSECDGQILVIHDLIGAFNGFEPTFVRRYAEVGEAIFDAVKKFSGDVKNGSYPSPDESYE, encoded by the coding sequence ATGCCTGAAAGAAAAAAAATTACCGTAAGTACGCTCGCGCGTATGAAGAAAAAGGGTGAGAAGATAGTTTGCCTTACCGCTTACGATTTCTCGACTGCCCGGCTCCTCGATGATGCGGGAGTTGACCTGATTTTAGTTGGAGACTCTGCGGGGATGGTGATCGCGGGACTCGACACAACGCTCCCTATTTCGATGGACGAGATGGTTTTTATGACGAAATGGGTATCACGCGCAAAGCTGAAAGCGATGCTGATTGCCGATATGCCGTTCGGTTCCTATCAACCGGACATCTCCACCGCTATAAAAAACGCCACCCGCTTCATGCAGGAAGGCAGAGCCGAGGGAGTAAAAATTGAAGGAGGCGTCAGGTCTGCCGAAACCGCACGCGCTCTCGTCGAAGTCGGGATACCCGTCCTCGGTCATATAGGCATGACACCCCAATCCGTTAATGAATTCGGGGGGTACAGGGTCAAGGGTAAAACCGAGAAATCGCATGACGATCTCCTCGAAGACGCTGTCGCACTTCAGGATGCGGGAGTTTTCGGTATCGTTCTCGAGGCGGTCAAGTCAAAAACTGCCGCGGACGTCACCGCTTCCTTAGACATTCCCACTATCGGAATTGGCGCGGGCTCCGAATGCGACGGACAGATACTCGTCATCCATGACCTCATCGGAGCGTTCAACGGATTTGAACCCACGTTTGTGCGCCGATACGCGGAAGTCGGGGAAGCTATCTTCGATGCCGTTAAAAAATTCTCCGGAGACGTAAAAAACGGAAGCTATCCAAGCCCCGATGAATCCTACGAATGA
- a CDS encoding YjbQ family protein gives MKSLTEKLVFNVPTRRDYINITPQVEELVERSDVMEGLVLCNAMHITASVYINDDESGLIEDYDEWLEQLAPHEPVSKYRHNRTGEDNADAHLKRQIMGREVTVAITDGKLDLGPWEQIFYAEFDGRRQKRVMIKIIGE, from the coding sequence TTGAAATCTTTAACTGAAAAATTGGTGTTCAACGTACCAACGAGGCGGGACTATATTAATATCACTCCGCAGGTAGAAGAACTTGTGGAACGCTCAGACGTAATGGAAGGTTTAGTACTCTGCAACGCCATGCACATAACGGCTTCGGTCTATATCAACGATGACGAATCGGGCTTGATCGAAGATTATGACGAATGGCTCGAGCAGCTTGCCCCCCACGAGCCGGTAAGCAAATACAGGCACAACAGAACGGGCGAAGATAATGCGGACGCACACCTTAAAAGGCAGATAATGGGTAGGGAAGTTACCGTTGCCATCACGGACGGTAAACTCGACCTCGGACCCTGGGAACAGATATTCTATGCGGAGTTCGACGGCAGACGGCAGAAAAGAGTAATGATCAAAATCATAGGGGAATAA
- a CDS encoding pantoate--beta-alanine ligase — MRIIKSVAEMQAYSDSLRSKNIKIGFVPTMGALHDGHLSLVKKSTETTDQTILSIFVNPVQFTPSEDFNEYPRDFRTDEESARDNGVDVIFYPSEEEIYPDGYSTFSVVEGLSDILEGASRPSHFKGVTTIVNKLFNIINPQIAFFGQKDAQQAVIIKKMVTDLNLNVGIIVCPTIRESDGLALSSRNTFLTREEREQAPLIYKALTRAESLHTDGKHESSGIISLIEEIISSATLAKIDYVAVIDEVTLQPVESTTSGALVAIAVSFSATRLIDNTILPPMD; from the coding sequence ATGAGGATCATAAAATCCGTCGCTGAGATGCAGGCGTACTCCGATTCGCTAAGGAGTAAAAACATCAAGATTGGTTTCGTTCCGACGATGGGCGCTCTCCATGACGGTCACCTGAGCCTGGTGAAAAAATCCACTGAAACGACCGATCAAACCATATTAAGCATCTTCGTGAACCCCGTTCAATTTACACCTTCCGAAGACTTTAACGAATATCCGAGAGATTTCCGGACGGACGAAGAGTCAGCCCGTGATAACGGGGTTGACGTGATTTTCTATCCATCGGAAGAAGAGATTTATCCGGACGGCTACAGCACTTTCAGTGTAGTTGAGGGTTTGAGTGATATATTGGAAGGAGCGTCGAGACCTTCCCATTTCAAAGGCGTTACGACAATTGTCAATAAACTTTTTAACATTATCAATCCGCAGATTGCTTTCTTTGGACAGAAAGACGCTCAGCAGGCTGTTATAATCAAAAAGATGGTGACGGATCTGAACCTGAACGTCGGGATTATCGTCTGCCCCACTATACGGGAATCGGACGGGCTCGCTCTTAGCTCACGTAATACCTTCCTCACCCGGGAAGAACGAGAACAGGCGCCCCTGATTTATAAAGCGCTCACGAGGGCTGAGTCTCTGCACACAGACGGCAAGCATGAATCATCCGGGATAATATCTTTGATAGAAGAAATTATCTCCTCCGCCACGCTCGCTAAGATAGATTACGTTGCTGTTATAGATGAAGTTACATTACAACCGGTTGAATCCACTACAAGCGGAGCATTGGTCGCCATAGCCGTCTCTTTCAGTGCAACCAGGCTTATAGATAACACGATCCTCCCACCCATGGATTAA
- a CDS encoding 1-deoxy-D-xylulose-5-phosphate reductoisomerase, giving the protein MSKSISILGSTGSIGVNALKVAEGLGEDISVRYLAAGTQWELLAEQAARYHVDTVALVDETAAGKLKAALGDKVEVLSGRDGVAELASRDDVDIVLNAIVGSAGLVPTVRAAEAGRIIALSNKESLVMGGALIRSIMRNTGAEIYPVDSEHSAIWQCLTGEDIKSVKKLILTASGGPFRMKPAEEFAAITVAEALAHPNWKMGKKITIDSATLMNKGLEVIEAFWLFDIPHERIDIVIHPQSIIHSMVEFEDGSIKAQLGLPDMKLPIQYALTYPARAGVSWEQTDFRKVKSLTFEEPDFERFPCLKLAFEALERGGSAPAILNVANETAVNLFLEGKIGFTDIAVAIKKALDSTEIINEPSLEAVLEIEENITKKVRDDWS; this is encoded by the coding sequence ATGTCGAAATCTATTTCCATCTTAGGATCGACGGGTTCAATAGGAGTTAACGCCTTGAAAGTCGCGGAGGGACTCGGAGAGGATATCAGTGTCCGCTATCTGGCGGCGGGAACGCAGTGGGAATTACTGGCGGAGCAGGCGGCACGATATCATGTTGATACCGTCGCTCTTGTCGACGAAACGGCGGCAGGAAAGTTAAAAGCTGCATTGGGAGATAAGGTCGAAGTGCTCTCCGGAAGAGATGGAGTGGCGGAATTGGCTTCCCGGGATGACGTCGACATAGTCCTGAATGCGATAGTCGGGAGCGCGGGACTGGTGCCTACCGTCAGGGCGGCGGAAGCGGGAAGAATAATCGCTCTCTCCAACAAGGAAAGCCTCGTAATGGGAGGCGCTCTGATCAGATCGATAATGAGGAATACGGGGGCGGAGATTTACCCTGTCGACAGCGAACATTCGGCGATCTGGCAGTGCCTGACGGGAGAAGACATCAAGAGCGTAAAAAAACTTATCCTCACGGCTTCCGGAGGTCCGTTCAGAATGAAGCCGGCGGAAGAATTTGCTGCGATTACGGTCGCTGAAGCTTTAGCTCACCCGAACTGGAAAATGGGCAAAAAGATAACAATAGATTCAGCGACGCTGATGAACAAGGGATTAGAAGTGATCGAGGCATTCTGGCTTTTCGACATACCGCACGAGAGAATTGATATTGTAATTCATCCTCAGTCGATTATACATTCAATGGTGGAATTCGAGGACGGATCGATAAAAGCGCAGCTCGGGCTGCCGGACATGAAATTGCCTATTCAGTACGCTTTGACTTATCCGGCAAGGGCAGGCGTATCATGGGAACAGACAGATTTTCGGAAAGTGAAATCGTTGACTTTCGAGGAACCCGATTTCGAACGGTTTCCATGCCTTAAGTTGGCTTTCGAGGCGTTAGAGAGAGGCGGCTCCGCCCCGGCGATACTTAACGTAGCGAACGAAACGGCGGTAAATTTATTCCTTGAAGGGAAAATCGGTTTTACCGATATTGCAGTGGCGATAAAAAAGGCTCTCGATTCGACGGAGATAATAAACGAACCCTCATTAGAGGCGGTTCTTGAAATCGAAGAGAATATTACGAAAAAGGTACGGGATGATTGGAGTTAA
- a CDS encoding phosphatase PAP2 family protein yields the protein MEVLHSIDLAFFRFINGGLSNPVFDVVMPIITEQNYWGIPLMIIGLAGLIFGDKRTKFIILGGVLAVVIGDVISTRFLKPVVGQLRPCKVLEDINLLVGCGGRYSFPSGHAMGTMAMAIWFGHFYKKWKLYFIIFAVTVSISRIYVGKHWPSDVIGGMLFGFGIAFLFLKLWERYVANRLPADNQTDSNSEETA from the coding sequence ATGGAAGTTCTCCACTCGATCGATCTCGCATTTTTCCGGTTCATAAACGGCGGCCTCTCCAATCCGGTATTTGATGTCGTAATGCCGATAATAACCGAACAGAATTATTGGGGAATACCATTGATGATTATCGGTTTAGCCGGATTGATCTTCGGAGACAAAAGAACAAAATTCATCATACTCGGAGGGGTGTTAGCGGTAGTAATCGGCGACGTGATTTCCACCAGATTTCTAAAACCTGTGGTCGGGCAGTTGAGACCATGCAAGGTATTAGAAGATATCAACTTACTTGTCGGCTGCGGGGGAAGATATTCCTTTCCCTCGGGACACGCCATGGGTACTATGGCGATGGCGATATGGTTCGGACACTTTTATAAAAAATGGAAGCTGTATTTTATCATATTTGCTGTGACCGTAAGTATTTCAAGAATTTATGTCGGTAAGCACTGGCCATCTGATGTTATCGGCGGAATGCTATTCGGGTTCGGCATAGCCTTTCTTTTTCTGAAGCTCTGGGAGAGATATGTCGCAAACAGGCTCCCGGCTGACAATCAGACCGACTCCAATTCGGAAGAAACCGCTTGA
- the rseP gene encoding RIP metalloprotease RseP, giving the protein MITTIIATATVLGILIIVHELGHFLAAKTSGVRVERFSIGFWPRMAGIQIGETDYCVSWIPLGGYVKLAGMIDESMEGDSIKGEPWEFMSKNVLQKLFIISAGVTMNIILAVLIFAVLTFTYGIGEVDESTVVTHVVESYPAEGAGMLAGDKILSIDGNMMNSWQELTEYIHSRPNSELEVTWQRGEEIFSERIISRLEKIPVDGSIKKLGIIGIRPTVNVREAHLSESIGSGFMRTYLWGKLTLTSIKMLITGEESFRSVGGPIFIAKLAGDSARTGLDSLFNLIAILSVNLAILNILPIPAFDGGHLVVILIEWAKRGPLSVKTKMAVQQVGFAIFLVLAAFVIYNDLSR; this is encoded by the coding sequence TTGATTACAACGATAATAGCAACAGCGACGGTATTGGGGATACTTATCATCGTACATGAGTTAGGACATTTCTTGGCGGCAAAGACATCGGGAGTTCGAGTAGAGCGTTTTTCGATCGGATTCTGGCCAAGGATGGCGGGTATCCAAATCGGAGAGACGGATTACTGTGTGTCATGGATACCGCTCGGCGGATACGTAAAACTCGCAGGGATGATAGACGAATCGATGGAGGGAGATTCTATCAAAGGCGAGCCGTGGGAATTTATGTCTAAAAACGTGCTTCAAAAGCTCTTCATCATTTCAGCAGGTGTAACAATGAACATAATTCTCGCCGTTCTGATCTTTGCGGTTCTCACCTTTACGTACGGAATCGGTGAAGTTGACGAATCGACTGTTGTAACTCATGTCGTTGAAAGCTATCCGGCAGAGGGCGCAGGGATGCTGGCCGGTGATAAAATTCTTTCGATTGATGGAAACATGATGAACAGCTGGCAGGAATTGACCGAGTATATTCACTCGCGTCCGAACTCCGAGCTTGAGGTAACATGGCAGAGAGGCGAGGAGATCTTCAGCGAAAGGATTATATCCCGTTTGGAAAAAATCCCGGTGGACGGCTCCATCAAGAAACTTGGTATAATAGGCATAAGGCCCACGGTAAACGTCAGGGAAGCTCATTTATCGGAATCGATAGGCAGCGGGTTTATGCGGACCTATTTATGGGGTAAACTTACTCTCACTTCTATTAAAATGCTCATAACCGGAGAGGAATCGTTCCGGTCGGTCGGCGGTCCGATATTTATTGCTAAATTAGCGGGCGATTCTGCCCGGACAGGTCTGGACAGCCTCTTCAACCTCATAGCTATATTGAGCGTTAACCTTGCGATTTTGAACATACTGCCTATACCCGCTTTTGACGGCGGGCATTTAGTGGTGATACTGATTGAATGGGCAAAACGGGGTCCGCTGTCGGTAAAAACAAAGATGGCGGTTCAGCAGGTAGGCTTTGCGATCTTCCTTGTTTTGGCTGCGTTTGTGATTTATAACGATCTGTCGCGGTAA
- a CDS encoding aldehyde dehydrogenase → MAIKVAINGFGRIGRTLFRAAKLRNADFDFVAINDRADSFSLSTVLKYDSIHGIYGGEISYDNDNIIVDGIKIPIYSFREEEGNLPWGDLGVDVVVESTGIARDKDFLNFHLESGAKKVLLTTPGKEPVDATVVFGVNHDILTGDEKIILNASGTTNSAAVLCKVMEDSFTIKEGFITTVHAYTLDQSLLDYPHEDMRRARSAALSIIPTTTWAVQMVELIIPRLKGKLDGIAYRVPVPAGSIVDLSLDLATDVTLEEIQTVMKEAANGYMKGVLKYEESPLVSADIVGDTHSAIYDANLTKVLKPDFVKIVGWFDNEAGYCNRAVDLIKLISS, encoded by the coding sequence TTGGCGATCAAAGTAGCAATTAACGGATTCGGGAGAATAGGGCGAACCCTTTTCAGGGCGGCAAAACTCAGAAATGCCGACTTCGATTTTGTGGCAATAAATGACCGGGCTGACTCTTTTAGCCTCTCCACAGTATTGAAATACGACTCGATACACGGGATTTACGGGGGTGAAATTTCTTACGATAATGATAACATTATCGTTGACGGAATTAAGATACCTATCTATTCATTCAGGGAAGAGGAGGGGAATCTTCCATGGGGCGATCTCGGAGTTGACGTTGTGGTGGAATCAACAGGAATCGCGAGAGATAAAGACTTTTTGAACTTTCATTTAGAATCAGGAGCTAAAAAGGTTCTTCTCACAACACCCGGTAAAGAACCCGTGGATGCTACCGTTGTTTTCGGGGTCAATCACGACATTTTGACAGGTGATGAAAAGATAATCCTCAACGCCTCCGGTACTACCAACTCCGCAGCTGTCCTCTGTAAAGTAATGGAGGACAGTTTCACGATAAAAGAAGGATTTATCACTACAGTTCACGCATATACTCTCGACCAGAGCCTCCTCGATTACCCGCACGAGGACATGCGCAGAGCCAGGTCAGCCGCTCTATCGATAATCCCCACCACAACATGGGCGGTACAGATGGTTGAACTGATCATCCCGCGCCTCAAGGGAAAACTTGACGGCATCGCCTACCGCGTTCCCGTCCCCGCCGGTTCCATAGTCGATCTGTCCCTCGATCTTGCGACGGACGTCACTCTCGAAGAAATACAAACCGTGATGAAAGAAGCCGCAAATGGATATATGAAAGGTGTATTAAAATATGAAGAATCTCCACTCGTCTCGGCGGATATTGTCGGAGATACTCATTCCGCCATTTACGACGCGAACCTCACAAAAGTCCTGAAACCAGATTTTGTCAAGATTGTTGGGTGGTTCGATAACGAAGCGGGTTATTGCAACCGTGCGGTTGATTTAATCAAACTTATTTCTTCTTGA
- a CDS encoding DUF3467 domain-containing protein produces MKKENKRQLAIELPQDIADGEYSNLALITHSPAEFVFDFLRVVPGAPKAKVKSRVIIVPMHAKAFLSALQENIRRYEKQYGEIEIRKPEGGESEFPPPSSSEPMAEA; encoded by the coding sequence ATGAAAAAGGAAAATAAGAGGCAGCTGGCTATTGAGCTTCCTCAGGATATAGCGGACGGCGAGTATTCAAATCTCGCACTGATAACCCATTCTCCGGCAGAGTTTGTCTTCGATTTTTTAAGAGTGGTGCCCGGAGCGCCGAAAGCCAAAGTCAAATCAAGGGTGATAATAGTGCCCATGCACGCAAAAGCCTTTCTATCCGCGTTACAGGAAAATATCAGGCGGTATGAAAAACAGTACGGGGAGATCGAAATACGGAAGCCGGAAGGCGGAGAATCTGAATTCCCACCGCCATCAAGTTCCGAACCTATGGCTGAAGCATAA